The Triticum aestivum cultivar Chinese Spring chromosome 3A, IWGSC CS RefSeq v2.1, whole genome shotgun sequence genome includes a region encoding these proteins:
- the LOC123062643 gene encoding E3 ubiquitin-protein ligase BRE1-like 1 isoform X3, with amino-acid sequence MLVRLGPMGSTGEPDRNRRLSDSFVSPAKRPALPPSSDDKKLDFAVLKYRNQKLSEQLAVHKFEYHALEGKFDDLKQKQKAHHETQDLANKSWEHLVRDLKATSVCKSGFQNPSCSAGPSNVSTDGACIPKDKDFLSRLVETGATESSGCHLENHVHSSTTDVLQNILFSSNDSWHANKKSLLDLFAALPENERSRELRTTGTELSLQLNDAIQELSDLHLKHRRLTEKHHEERFLNARSKAEQKRLKEELASAVAKLEESNHKLAVLKAQGDPTHGTPILFPTLGNKSLPEDNVRDKQKELQDLEACHKEFMDLISQRLVEIRRLHEDRIEILNKLSTFQNTLMDFKSISSSKAFQVLKDQLQKSQAELDHCRTLLEKLQVNKDKMIWQEREVNVKVDLSGIPHRVSLNCESSIAVLEQNRQKVVDEKNMLALKLEESSREPGRNQIISEFKALVSSLPGEMGAMQTELSKYKDDASELHSLRAEVHSVSDILARKEHTINESLCRSAHAGSEIRDLRSRICELRQTNCELKLFVEMYKRDSTDSRDLLESKDREYCEWAHVHSLKSSLDESRLERRVKAAIEAEAMSQQRLASGEAEIAELRGKMESARRDIGSLSELLKSKHEEGEAYLSEIESIGQAYEDIQTQNQQLLQQIIERDDHNTKETQSIPPFREKNSLRGKSMKHYTLTTGYACAKGSLFERKPENASATINSFTGLVA; translated from the exons ATG CTGGTCAGGCTTGGACCTATGGGCAGCACTGGTGAGCCCGATCGGAATCGGCGGCTCTCTGACTCCTTTGTATCTCCCGCCAAGCGCCCAGCGCTTCCGCCTTCCTCCGACGACAAGAAG CTTGATTTCGCTGTACTTAAATACAGAAACCAAAAGCTTTCAGAACAGCTAGCAGTCCATAAGTTTGAGTACCATGCCCTCGAGGGTAAATTTGACGATCTCAAGCAGAAACAGAAGGCTCACCATGAGACCCAAGATCTAGCTAACAAGTCTTGGGAGCAT CTTGTGAGAGATTTGAAGGCTACTTCTGTTTGCAAAAGTGGATTTCAAAATCCTTCTTGCAGTGCAGGTCCTAGCAACGTGTCTACAG ATGGCGCATGCATCCCAAAAGACAAGGACTTCCTTAGCAGACTTGTTGAGACAGGTGCCACAGAAAGTTCAGGTTGCCATTTGGAAAACCATGTACACTCGTCAACTACTGATGTGCTGCAGAATATATTGTTCTCATCAAATGATTCATGGCATGCAAATAAGAAGTCGCTGTTAGATCTCTTTGCGGCATTACCTGAAAATG AGCGTAGTAGGGAACTGCGAACTACTGGTACTGAGCTGTCACTACAGCTTAATGATGCCATACAAGAACTTAGTGATCTCCACTTGAAGCACAGGCGGTTAACAGAGAAGCACCACGAAGAGAGATTTTTAAACGCTCGAAGCAAAGCTGAACAGAAACGCCTTAAAG AGGAGTTGGCAAGTGCTGTTGCTAAGTTGGAAGAAAGCAACCACAAATTGGCAGTCCTCAAAGCACAGGGAGACCCTACACATGGTACTCCAATCTTATTTCCAACTTTAGGAAATAAAAGCTTGCCTGAGGATAATGTCAGAGACAAACAAAAGGAATTGCAGGATCTAGAGGCATGTCACAAGGAGTTTATG GATCTGATTTCACAACGTTTGGTGGAAATAAGGAGACTTCACGAAGACAGAATTGAAATTTTGAACAAGTTGTCTACCTTCCAG AACACTTTGATGGATTTTAAGAGCATTTCTTCTTCAAAAGCTTTCCAAGTTCTGAAGGATCAACTCCAAAAGTCACAAGCAGAGTTGGACCACTGCCGAACACTATTAGAGAAATTACAG GTCAATAAGGATAAAATGATATGGCAAGAAAGGGAAGTTAATGTAAAAGTTGATCTGTCTGGAATTCCTCATAGGGTATCTCTGAATTGTGAGTCAAGCATTGCAGTTTTAGAACAGAATCGGCAGAAAGTAGTTGATGAAAAGAATATGCTTGCGCTGAAACTTGAAGAATCTTCGAGAGAACCTG GTCGGAACCAAATCATATCAGAATTTAAAGCGCTGGTGTCATCACTGCCAGGAGAAATGGGTGCCATGCAAACTGAATTATCCAAGTACAAGGATGATGCTTCAGAATTGCATTCTTTGCGAGCCGAAGTTCACTCTGTTTCTGATATTCTGGCTAGAAAG GAGCACACTATCAACGAATCATTATGTAGATCTGCTCATGCTGGATCTGAGATAAGGGATCTACGATCCAGG ATTTGTGAACTAAGGCAAACGAATTGCGAGTTGAAGCTCTTTGTGGAAATGTATAAACGCGATTCTACTGATTCAAG AGATTTGCTGGAGTCCAAAGATAGAGAATATTGTGAATGGGCTCATGTCCATAGCCTCAAATCTTCTCTTGATGAGAGTAGGCTAGAACGGCGTGTTAAGGCAGCCATTGAAGCTGAAGCAATGTCTCAGCAGAGACTAGCAAGTGGTGAAGCTGAGATTGCTGAATTAAGGGGGAAGATGGAGAGTGCCAGAAG GGATATTGGTAGTTTATCTGAATTATTGAAATCAAAACATGAAGAAGGTGAAGCGTACCTGTCAGAGATTGAG AGTATTGGGCAAGCATATGAAGATATACAAACACAAAATCAACAATTGCTACAGCAAATTATTGAGAGAGATGACCACAATACAAAG GAGACTCAGTCTATACCTCCGTTTCGAGAGAAAAATAGCCTGAGAGGCAAATCTATGAAACACTATACTCTTACAACAGGTTATGCATGTGCAAAG GGGTCTCTGTTCGAACGCAAGCCAGAGAATGCCTCTGCCACCATTAACTCCTTCACAGGGTTGGTTGCATAA
- the LOC123062643 gene encoding E3 ubiquitin-protein ligase BRE1-like 1 isoform X1 produces MLVRLGPMGSTGEPDRNRRLSDSFVSPAKRPALPPSSDDKKLDFAVLKYRNQKLSEQLAVHKFEYHALEGKFDDLKQKQKAHHETQDLANKSWEHLVRDLKATSVCKSGFQNPSCSAGPSNVSTDGACIPKDKDFLSRLVETGATESSGCHLENHVHSSTTDVLQNILFSSNDSWHANKKSLLDLFAALPENERSRELRTTGTELSLQLNDAIQELSDLHLKHRRLTEKHHEERFLNARSKAEQKRLKEELASAVAKLEESNHKLAVLKAQGDPTHGTPILFPTLGNKSLPEDNVRDKQKELQDLEACHKEFMDLISQRLVEIRRLHEDRIEILNKLSTFQNTLMDFKSISSSKAFQVLKDQLQKSQAELDHCRTLLEKLQVNKDKMIWQEREVNVKVDLSGIPHRVSLNCESSIAVLEQNRQKVVDEKNMLALKLEESSREPGRNQIISEFKALVSSLPGEMGAMQTELSKYKDDASELHSLRAEVHSVSDILARKEHTINESLCRSAHAGSEIRDLRSRICELRQTNCELKLFVEMYKRDSTDSRDLLESKDREYCEWAHVHSLKSSLDESRLERRVKAAIEAEAMSQQRLASGEAEIAELRGKMESARRDIGSLSELLKSKHEEGEAYLSEIESIGQAYEDIQTQNQQLLQQIIERDDHNTKIFMEGVKVKQAQDTLHLGVCNLNRNLRQAKSLMNLYKDKVAQLDDKLKVWSEQIGRLSEDGRRHSVSSGNAQRKLVDLQGEAQQLRPSMDEVQAKVGRNRLEVAGLLVELEKDRFSKRRIEDDLESMSRKASSLRVKTEASSLLEKVHQEVNEYRGILKCGVCRDRQKEVVITKCYHLFCNDCIQKLLRNRQRRCPSCGLSFGANDVKPIYI; encoded by the exons ATG CTGGTCAGGCTTGGACCTATGGGCAGCACTGGTGAGCCCGATCGGAATCGGCGGCTCTCTGACTCCTTTGTATCTCCCGCCAAGCGCCCAGCGCTTCCGCCTTCCTCCGACGACAAGAAG CTTGATTTCGCTGTACTTAAATACAGAAACCAAAAGCTTTCAGAACAGCTAGCAGTCCATAAGTTTGAGTACCATGCCCTCGAGGGTAAATTTGACGATCTCAAGCAGAAACAGAAGGCTCACCATGAGACCCAAGATCTAGCTAACAAGTCTTGGGAGCAT CTTGTGAGAGATTTGAAGGCTACTTCTGTTTGCAAAAGTGGATTTCAAAATCCTTCTTGCAGTGCAGGTCCTAGCAACGTGTCTACAG ATGGCGCATGCATCCCAAAAGACAAGGACTTCCTTAGCAGACTTGTTGAGACAGGTGCCACAGAAAGTTCAGGTTGCCATTTGGAAAACCATGTACACTCGTCAACTACTGATGTGCTGCAGAATATATTGTTCTCATCAAATGATTCATGGCATGCAAATAAGAAGTCGCTGTTAGATCTCTTTGCGGCATTACCTGAAAATG AGCGTAGTAGGGAACTGCGAACTACTGGTACTGAGCTGTCACTACAGCTTAATGATGCCATACAAGAACTTAGTGATCTCCACTTGAAGCACAGGCGGTTAACAGAGAAGCACCACGAAGAGAGATTTTTAAACGCTCGAAGCAAAGCTGAACAGAAACGCCTTAAAG AGGAGTTGGCAAGTGCTGTTGCTAAGTTGGAAGAAAGCAACCACAAATTGGCAGTCCTCAAAGCACAGGGAGACCCTACACATGGTACTCCAATCTTATTTCCAACTTTAGGAAATAAAAGCTTGCCTGAGGATAATGTCAGAGACAAACAAAAGGAATTGCAGGATCTAGAGGCATGTCACAAGGAGTTTATG GATCTGATTTCACAACGTTTGGTGGAAATAAGGAGACTTCACGAAGACAGAATTGAAATTTTGAACAAGTTGTCTACCTTCCAG AACACTTTGATGGATTTTAAGAGCATTTCTTCTTCAAAAGCTTTCCAAGTTCTGAAGGATCAACTCCAAAAGTCACAAGCAGAGTTGGACCACTGCCGAACACTATTAGAGAAATTACAG GTCAATAAGGATAAAATGATATGGCAAGAAAGGGAAGTTAATGTAAAAGTTGATCTGTCTGGAATTCCTCATAGGGTATCTCTGAATTGTGAGTCAAGCATTGCAGTTTTAGAACAGAATCGGCAGAAAGTAGTTGATGAAAAGAATATGCTTGCGCTGAAACTTGAAGAATCTTCGAGAGAACCTG GTCGGAACCAAATCATATCAGAATTTAAAGCGCTGGTGTCATCACTGCCAGGAGAAATGGGTGCCATGCAAACTGAATTATCCAAGTACAAGGATGATGCTTCAGAATTGCATTCTTTGCGAGCCGAAGTTCACTCTGTTTCTGATATTCTGGCTAGAAAG GAGCACACTATCAACGAATCATTATGTAGATCTGCTCATGCTGGATCTGAGATAAGGGATCTACGATCCAGG ATTTGTGAACTAAGGCAAACGAATTGCGAGTTGAAGCTCTTTGTGGAAATGTATAAACGCGATTCTACTGATTCAAG AGATTTGCTGGAGTCCAAAGATAGAGAATATTGTGAATGGGCTCATGTCCATAGCCTCAAATCTTCTCTTGATGAGAGTAGGCTAGAACGGCGTGTTAAGGCAGCCATTGAAGCTGAAGCAATGTCTCAGCAGAGACTAGCAAGTGGTGAAGCTGAGATTGCTGAATTAAGGGGGAAGATGGAGAGTGCCAGAAG GGATATTGGTAGTTTATCTGAATTATTGAAATCAAAACATGAAGAAGGTGAAGCGTACCTGTCAGAGATTGAG AGTATTGGGCAAGCATATGAAGATATACAAACACAAAATCAACAATTGCTACAGCAAATTATTGAGAGAGATGACCACAATACAAAG ATCTTTATGGAAGGCGTTAAGGTGAAACAGGCACAGGATACTTTGCATTTAGGGGTATGCAACCTGAACAGGAATTTACGGCAGGCAAAGAGCTTGATGAATCTCTACAAAGATAAAGTTGCCCAGTTAGACGACAAG TTAAAAGTTTGGTCAGAGCAGATAGGGAGACTTTCAGAGGATGGACGGCGACATTCTGTATCTTCAGGCAATGCTCAACGAAAGCTGGTGGATCTACAGGGAGAGGCTCAACAATTGAGACCGTCAATGGATGAAGTACAAGCCAAGGTTGGGAGGAATCGACTAGAAGTTGCTGGGTTGCTTGTAGAACTAGAGAAGGATAG GTTTAGTAAGAGGAGAATTGAGGATGACTTGGAATCGATGTCAAGGAAAGCTAGTTCTCTTAGAGTGAAGACAGAAGCCTCGTCGTTGTTGGAAAAGGTTCATCAGGAGGTCAATGAGTACAGGGGAATATTGAAGTGCGGTGTCTGCCGCGACCGACAGAAAGAG GTCGTGATCACCAAGTGCTACCATCTTTTCTGCAATGACTGTATACAGAAGTTGCTTCGAAACCGCCAGCGAAGATGTCCTTCCTGTGGATTAAGCTTTGGGGCCAATGATGTGAAGCCGATTTATATATGA
- the LOC123062643 gene encoding E3 ubiquitin-protein ligase BRE1-like 1 isoform X2, with the protein MLDFAVLKYRNQKLSEQLAVHKFEYHALEGKFDDLKQKQKAHHETQDLANKSWEHLVRDLKATSVCKSGFQNPSCSAGPSNVSTDGACIPKDKDFLSRLVETGATESSGCHLENHVHSSTTDVLQNILFSSNDSWHANKKSLLDLFAALPENERSRELRTTGTELSLQLNDAIQELSDLHLKHRRLTEKHHEERFLNARSKAEQKRLKEELASAVAKLEESNHKLAVLKAQGDPTHGTPILFPTLGNKSLPEDNVRDKQKELQDLEACHKEFMDLISQRLVEIRRLHEDRIEILNKLSTFQNTLMDFKSISSSKAFQVLKDQLQKSQAELDHCRTLLEKLQVNKDKMIWQEREVNVKVDLSGIPHRVSLNCESSIAVLEQNRQKVVDEKNMLALKLEESSREPGRNQIISEFKALVSSLPGEMGAMQTELSKYKDDASELHSLRAEVHSVSDILARKEHTINESLCRSAHAGSEIRDLRSRICELRQTNCELKLFVEMYKRDSTDSRDLLESKDREYCEWAHVHSLKSSLDESRLERRVKAAIEAEAMSQQRLASGEAEIAELRGKMESARRDIGSLSELLKSKHEEGEAYLSEIESIGQAYEDIQTQNQQLLQQIIERDDHNTKIFMEGVKVKQAQDTLHLGVCNLNRNLRQAKSLMNLYKDKVAQLDDKLKVWSEQIGRLSEDGRRHSVSSGNAQRKLVDLQGEAQQLRPSMDEVQAKVGRNRLEVAGLLVELEKDRFSKRRIEDDLESMSRKASSLRVKTEASSLLEKVHQEVNEYRGILKCGVCRDRQKEVVITKCYHLFCNDCIQKLLRNRQRRCPSCGLSFGANDVKPIYI; encoded by the exons ATG CTTGATTTCGCTGTACTTAAATACAGAAACCAAAAGCTTTCAGAACAGCTAGCAGTCCATAAGTTTGAGTACCATGCCCTCGAGGGTAAATTTGACGATCTCAAGCAGAAACAGAAGGCTCACCATGAGACCCAAGATCTAGCTAACAAGTCTTGGGAGCAT CTTGTGAGAGATTTGAAGGCTACTTCTGTTTGCAAAAGTGGATTTCAAAATCCTTCTTGCAGTGCAGGTCCTAGCAACGTGTCTACAG ATGGCGCATGCATCCCAAAAGACAAGGACTTCCTTAGCAGACTTGTTGAGACAGGTGCCACAGAAAGTTCAGGTTGCCATTTGGAAAACCATGTACACTCGTCAACTACTGATGTGCTGCAGAATATATTGTTCTCATCAAATGATTCATGGCATGCAAATAAGAAGTCGCTGTTAGATCTCTTTGCGGCATTACCTGAAAATG AGCGTAGTAGGGAACTGCGAACTACTGGTACTGAGCTGTCACTACAGCTTAATGATGCCATACAAGAACTTAGTGATCTCCACTTGAAGCACAGGCGGTTAACAGAGAAGCACCACGAAGAGAGATTTTTAAACGCTCGAAGCAAAGCTGAACAGAAACGCCTTAAAG AGGAGTTGGCAAGTGCTGTTGCTAAGTTGGAAGAAAGCAACCACAAATTGGCAGTCCTCAAAGCACAGGGAGACCCTACACATGGTACTCCAATCTTATTTCCAACTTTAGGAAATAAAAGCTTGCCTGAGGATAATGTCAGAGACAAACAAAAGGAATTGCAGGATCTAGAGGCATGTCACAAGGAGTTTATG GATCTGATTTCACAACGTTTGGTGGAAATAAGGAGACTTCACGAAGACAGAATTGAAATTTTGAACAAGTTGTCTACCTTCCAG AACACTTTGATGGATTTTAAGAGCATTTCTTCTTCAAAAGCTTTCCAAGTTCTGAAGGATCAACTCCAAAAGTCACAAGCAGAGTTGGACCACTGCCGAACACTATTAGAGAAATTACAG GTCAATAAGGATAAAATGATATGGCAAGAAAGGGAAGTTAATGTAAAAGTTGATCTGTCTGGAATTCCTCATAGGGTATCTCTGAATTGTGAGTCAAGCATTGCAGTTTTAGAACAGAATCGGCAGAAAGTAGTTGATGAAAAGAATATGCTTGCGCTGAAACTTGAAGAATCTTCGAGAGAACCTG GTCGGAACCAAATCATATCAGAATTTAAAGCGCTGGTGTCATCACTGCCAGGAGAAATGGGTGCCATGCAAACTGAATTATCCAAGTACAAGGATGATGCTTCAGAATTGCATTCTTTGCGAGCCGAAGTTCACTCTGTTTCTGATATTCTGGCTAGAAAG GAGCACACTATCAACGAATCATTATGTAGATCTGCTCATGCTGGATCTGAGATAAGGGATCTACGATCCAGG ATTTGTGAACTAAGGCAAACGAATTGCGAGTTGAAGCTCTTTGTGGAAATGTATAAACGCGATTCTACTGATTCAAG AGATTTGCTGGAGTCCAAAGATAGAGAATATTGTGAATGGGCTCATGTCCATAGCCTCAAATCTTCTCTTGATGAGAGTAGGCTAGAACGGCGTGTTAAGGCAGCCATTGAAGCTGAAGCAATGTCTCAGCAGAGACTAGCAAGTGGTGAAGCTGAGATTGCTGAATTAAGGGGGAAGATGGAGAGTGCCAGAAG GGATATTGGTAGTTTATCTGAATTATTGAAATCAAAACATGAAGAAGGTGAAGCGTACCTGTCAGAGATTGAG AGTATTGGGCAAGCATATGAAGATATACAAACACAAAATCAACAATTGCTACAGCAAATTATTGAGAGAGATGACCACAATACAAAG ATCTTTATGGAAGGCGTTAAGGTGAAACAGGCACAGGATACTTTGCATTTAGGGGTATGCAACCTGAACAGGAATTTACGGCAGGCAAAGAGCTTGATGAATCTCTACAAAGATAAAGTTGCCCAGTTAGACGACAAG TTAAAAGTTTGGTCAGAGCAGATAGGGAGACTTTCAGAGGATGGACGGCGACATTCTGTATCTTCAGGCAATGCTCAACGAAAGCTGGTGGATCTACAGGGAGAGGCTCAACAATTGAGACCGTCAATGGATGAAGTACAAGCCAAGGTTGGGAGGAATCGACTAGAAGTTGCTGGGTTGCTTGTAGAACTAGAGAAGGATAG GTTTAGTAAGAGGAGAATTGAGGATGACTTGGAATCGATGTCAAGGAAAGCTAGTTCTCTTAGAGTGAAGACAGAAGCCTCGTCGTTGTTGGAAAAGGTTCATCAGGAGGTCAATGAGTACAGGGGAATATTGAAGTGCGGTGTCTGCCGCGACCGACAGAAAGAG GTCGTGATCACCAAGTGCTACCATCTTTTCTGCAATGACTGTATACAGAAGTTGCTTCGAAACCGCCAGCGAAGATGTCCTTCCTGTGGATTAAGCTTTGGGGCCAATGATGTGAAGCCGATTTATATATGA
- the LOC123062643 gene encoding E3 ubiquitin-protein ligase BRE1-like 1 isoform X4 has translation MLVRLGPMGSTGEPDRNRRLSDSFVSPAKRPALPPSSDDKKLDFAVLKYRNQKLSEQLAVHKFEYHALEGKFDDLKQKQKAHHETQDLANKSWEHLVRDLKATSVCKSGFQNPSCSAGPSNVSTDGACIPKDKDFLSRLVETGATESSGCHLENHVHSSTTDVLQNILFSSNDSWHANKKSLLDLFAALPENERSRELRTTGTELSLQLNDAIQELSDLHLKHRRLTEKHHEERFLNARSKAEQKRLKEELASAVAKLEESNHKLAVLKAQGDPTHGTPILFPTLGNKSLPEDNVRDKQKELQDLEACHKEFMDLISQRLVEIRRLHEDRIEILNKLSTFQNTLMDFKSISSSKAFQVLKDQLQKSQAELDHCRTLLEKLQVNKDKMIWQEREVNVKVDLSGIPHRVSLNCESSIAVLEQNRQKVVDEKNMLALKLEESSREPGRNQIISEFKALVSSLPGEMGAMQTELSKYKDDASELHSLRAEVHSVSDILARKEHTINESLCRSAHAGSEIRDLRSRICELRQTNCELKLFVEMYKRDSTDSRDLLESKDREYCEWAHVHSLKSSLDESRLERRVKAAIEAEAMSQQRLASGEAEIAELRGKMESARRDIGSLSELLKSKHEEGEAYLSEIESIGQAYEDIQTQNQQLLQQIIERDDHNTKDIACLSICVAYPSPCRFLLICSSCKGEDALGWHPKHSHTAWRGRQTRKRRG, from the exons ATG CTGGTCAGGCTTGGACCTATGGGCAGCACTGGTGAGCCCGATCGGAATCGGCGGCTCTCTGACTCCTTTGTATCTCCCGCCAAGCGCCCAGCGCTTCCGCCTTCCTCCGACGACAAGAAG CTTGATTTCGCTGTACTTAAATACAGAAACCAAAAGCTTTCAGAACAGCTAGCAGTCCATAAGTTTGAGTACCATGCCCTCGAGGGTAAATTTGACGATCTCAAGCAGAAACAGAAGGCTCACCATGAGACCCAAGATCTAGCTAACAAGTCTTGGGAGCAT CTTGTGAGAGATTTGAAGGCTACTTCTGTTTGCAAAAGTGGATTTCAAAATCCTTCTTGCAGTGCAGGTCCTAGCAACGTGTCTACAG ATGGCGCATGCATCCCAAAAGACAAGGACTTCCTTAGCAGACTTGTTGAGACAGGTGCCACAGAAAGTTCAGGTTGCCATTTGGAAAACCATGTACACTCGTCAACTACTGATGTGCTGCAGAATATATTGTTCTCATCAAATGATTCATGGCATGCAAATAAGAAGTCGCTGTTAGATCTCTTTGCGGCATTACCTGAAAATG AGCGTAGTAGGGAACTGCGAACTACTGGTACTGAGCTGTCACTACAGCTTAATGATGCCATACAAGAACTTAGTGATCTCCACTTGAAGCACAGGCGGTTAACAGAGAAGCACCACGAAGAGAGATTTTTAAACGCTCGAAGCAAAGCTGAACAGAAACGCCTTAAAG AGGAGTTGGCAAGTGCTGTTGCTAAGTTGGAAGAAAGCAACCACAAATTGGCAGTCCTCAAAGCACAGGGAGACCCTACACATGGTACTCCAATCTTATTTCCAACTTTAGGAAATAAAAGCTTGCCTGAGGATAATGTCAGAGACAAACAAAAGGAATTGCAGGATCTAGAGGCATGTCACAAGGAGTTTATG GATCTGATTTCACAACGTTTGGTGGAAATAAGGAGACTTCACGAAGACAGAATTGAAATTTTGAACAAGTTGTCTACCTTCCAG AACACTTTGATGGATTTTAAGAGCATTTCTTCTTCAAAAGCTTTCCAAGTTCTGAAGGATCAACTCCAAAAGTCACAAGCAGAGTTGGACCACTGCCGAACACTATTAGAGAAATTACAG GTCAATAAGGATAAAATGATATGGCAAGAAAGGGAAGTTAATGTAAAAGTTGATCTGTCTGGAATTCCTCATAGGGTATCTCTGAATTGTGAGTCAAGCATTGCAGTTTTAGAACAGAATCGGCAGAAAGTAGTTGATGAAAAGAATATGCTTGCGCTGAAACTTGAAGAATCTTCGAGAGAACCTG GTCGGAACCAAATCATATCAGAATTTAAAGCGCTGGTGTCATCACTGCCAGGAGAAATGGGTGCCATGCAAACTGAATTATCCAAGTACAAGGATGATGCTTCAGAATTGCATTCTTTGCGAGCCGAAGTTCACTCTGTTTCTGATATTCTGGCTAGAAAG GAGCACACTATCAACGAATCATTATGTAGATCTGCTCATGCTGGATCTGAGATAAGGGATCTACGATCCAGG ATTTGTGAACTAAGGCAAACGAATTGCGAGTTGAAGCTCTTTGTGGAAATGTATAAACGCGATTCTACTGATTCAAG AGATTTGCTGGAGTCCAAAGATAGAGAATATTGTGAATGGGCTCATGTCCATAGCCTCAAATCTTCTCTTGATGAGAGTAGGCTAGAACGGCGTGTTAAGGCAGCCATTGAAGCTGAAGCAATGTCTCAGCAGAGACTAGCAAGTGGTGAAGCTGAGATTGCTGAATTAAGGGGGAAGATGGAGAGTGCCAGAAG GGATATTGGTAGTTTATCTGAATTATTGAAATCAAAACATGAAGAAGGTGAAGCGTACCTGTCAGAGATTGAG AGTATTGGGCAAGCATATGAAGATATACAAACACAAAATCAACAATTGCTACAGCAAATTATTGAGAGAGATGACCACAATACAAAG GACATTGCCTGCCTCTCCATCTGTGTAGCCTACCCTTCTCCATGCCGCTTCCTTCTGATCTGCAGCAGCTGTAAGGGAGAAGACGCGCTAGGATGGCATCCAAAGCATTCCCATACTGCTTGGAGAGGAAGGCAGACAAGAAAGAGAAGAGGATAG